A single window of Nocardioides baekrokdamisoli DNA harbors:
- the nucS gene encoding endonuclease NucS, with amino-acid sequence MRQILPYPPVGFRLVRLVVATCQVDYAGRLSAHLPMATRVLMIKADGSVLVHSDGGSYKPLNWMSPPCTLREGLTEDGRTEWVVTSKTDDTLRITIEEIHHESAHDLGVDPGLQKDGVEKHLQELLADHPATLSDGLTLVRREFPTAIGPVDLMCRDAEGLSVAVEIKRRGDIDGVEQLTRYLELLNRDPLLTGKGTVRGIFAAQEIKPQARVLAEDRGIACAVVDYDALRGLDDPTERLF; translated from the coding sequence ATGCGGCAGATCCTCCCATACCCGCCAGTAGGGTTTCGGCTTGTGAGACTCGTGGTGGCGACCTGTCAGGTGGATTACGCGGGGCGGCTCAGCGCGCACCTTCCGATGGCCACCCGCGTCCTGATGATCAAGGCGGACGGGTCCGTTCTGGTGCACTCAGACGGGGGCTCGTACAAGCCGCTGAACTGGATGTCTCCCCCGTGCACGCTGCGCGAAGGTCTGACCGAGGACGGGCGTACGGAGTGGGTGGTGACGTCCAAGACGGACGACACGCTCCGGATCACGATCGAGGAGATCCACCACGAGTCGGCGCATGATCTCGGCGTCGACCCGGGCCTGCAGAAGGACGGAGTCGAGAAGCACCTCCAGGAGCTGCTGGCCGATCATCCGGCGACCTTGTCCGACGGTCTGACCCTGGTACGGCGCGAGTTCCCGACAGCGATCGGGCCGGTCGACCTGATGTGCCGTGACGCCGAGGGCCTCTCGGTTGCAGTCGAGATCAAGCGCCGCGGGGACATCGACGGTGTGGAGCAGCTCACCCGCTATCTGGAGTTGTTGAACCGCGATCCCCTGCTCACCGGCAAGGGCACCGTCCGCGGCATCTTCGCGGCCCAGGAGATCAAGCCGCAAGCCCGCGTACTCGCCGAGGACCGCGGGATCGCGTGCGCGGTTGTGGACTACGACGCGTTGCGCGGACTGGACGACCCGACCGAGCGCTTGTTCTAA
- a CDS encoding alpha/beta fold hydrolase — protein sequence MVLHTATYGDSGSRIVFLHGLFGQGRNWTTIARSLADTHRATVVDLPHHGRSPWLETFDYLQIADMVADLIKLHDPAAVVGHSMGGKVAMVLALRHPHLVSRLCVVDMAPVTYPRSQQFQSYIEAMRSLELGPDASREDADAALAYAVPDPGVRSFLLQNLRRDAFGWTWQMNLEVLGRDLDRISGWPSAQLGPTRPYGRPVLWIAGQDSPYIRADYRPVMKAFFPHVRNVTVKGAGHWVHADRPEIVTELLRDFTKD from the coding sequence GTGGTCCTGCACACCGCCACCTACGGCGACTCCGGTAGTCGCATCGTGTTCCTGCACGGCCTCTTCGGTCAGGGGCGCAACTGGACGACGATCGCCAGATCGCTCGCCGACACCCACCGCGCGACCGTGGTGGACCTTCCGCATCATGGTCGCTCACCCTGGTTGGAGACCTTCGACTACCTCCAGATCGCCGACATGGTCGCCGATCTGATCAAGCTCCACGATCCGGCAGCCGTCGTCGGTCACTCCATGGGCGGCAAGGTCGCGATGGTGCTGGCCCTACGGCATCCGCACCTGGTCTCGCGGCTGTGCGTGGTCGACATGGCGCCGGTGACTTACCCGCGGTCGCAACAGTTCCAGAGCTACATCGAGGCGATGCGCAGTCTCGAACTCGGACCCGATGCCTCCCGCGAGGATGCCGACGCCGCGCTGGCGTACGCGGTCCCGGACCCCGGCGTACGCAGCTTCCTGCTGCAGAACCTGCGACGGGATGCGTTTGGGTGGACATGGCAGATGAATCTCGAGGTCCTGGGTCGCGATCTGGACCGGATCAGCGGCTGGCCCTCGGCTCAACTCGGCCCGACGAGACCGTATGGCCGGCCGGTGTTGTGGATCGCGGGTCAGGATTCGCCCTACATCCGCGCCGACTACCGGCCGGTGATGAAGGCCTTCTTCCCGCACGTACGCAATGTGACGGTCAAGGGAGCCGGCCACTGGGTCCATGCAGACCGGCCCGAGATCGTCACCGAACTCCTGAGGGATTTCACCAAGGACTGA
- a CDS encoding GNAT family N-acetyltransferase: MTDTAIEVVDVPDLGRFEIHVDGTLAGFAQYRIPDAEHVDFIHTEIDDAYAGQGLAGRLATASLDQLRAEGRRAIPHCPFYAAFIKKHPEYEDITDWPAR, translated from the coding sequence ATGACTGACACCGCAATCGAGGTCGTGGATGTCCCCGACCTGGGCCGTTTCGAGATTCACGTCGACGGCACGCTCGCCGGCTTTGCGCAGTACCGCATCCCGGACGCAGAGCACGTCGACTTCATCCACACCGAGATCGACGACGCGTACGCCGGGCAAGGCCTTGCGGGCAGGCTCGCGACGGCTTCGCTGGACCAACTACGCGCCGAGGGGCGCCGGGCGATCCCGCACTGCCCCTTCTATGCGGCCTTCATCAAGAAGCACCCCGAGTACGAGGACATCACCGACTGGCCGGCTCGCTGA
- a CDS encoding 3-hydroxyacyl-CoA dehydrogenase family protein, translating into MTLSNEQIHDTLVLPYLQHALRMHSAGYASAVDIDNGMRFGCGYPKGPMTVAQERGLFTPAEAAGEATAPEFKIEITKVGVVGTGTMASGMIQVFAQAGYDVVFVGRGEDKINGVIASITKGLDKLIEKGKIDENAKSDVLGRLTGSSEREALADVDIVVEAIAEDLAIKTELYKDLDRICKPGAILATTTSSMPITKLGEVTSRPESVIGMHFFNPATIMKLVEVVTTEQTSADVNETVLALCANIGKVAVSCGDRSGFIVNCLLFPYLNDAIKLLESGQASMEEIDAAIKEQAGFPMGPFALLDVVGNDVSLAIEKELFETFGDADFEPAKTLIAKVEAGELGRKTGQGFYSY; encoded by the coding sequence ATGACCCTGAGCAACGAGCAGATTCACGACACCCTCGTCCTCCCGTACCTCCAGCACGCGCTGCGGATGCACTCCGCCGGCTACGCCTCCGCCGTCGACATCGACAACGGAATGCGCTTCGGTTGTGGGTACCCGAAGGGCCCGATGACGGTCGCGCAGGAGCGTGGATTGTTCACCCCGGCCGAGGCGGCCGGCGAGGCCACCGCCCCCGAGTTCAAGATCGAGATCACCAAGGTCGGTGTCGTGGGCACCGGCACCATGGCCAGCGGCATGATCCAGGTCTTCGCCCAGGCCGGGTACGACGTGGTGTTCGTCGGCCGCGGCGAGGACAAGATCAACGGCGTCATCGCCAGCATCACCAAGGGCCTCGACAAGCTGATCGAGAAGGGCAAGATCGACGAGAACGCCAAGTCGGACGTCCTCGGCCGCCTGACCGGCTCCAGCGAGCGCGAGGCGCTCGCAGACGTGGACATCGTCGTCGAGGCGATCGCCGAGGACCTGGCGATCAAGACCGAGCTCTACAAGGACCTCGACCGCATCTGCAAGCCGGGCGCGATCCTGGCGACCACGACGTCGTCGATGCCGATCACGAAGCTCGGCGAGGTCACCTCGCGTCCCGAGTCGGTCATCGGCATGCACTTCTTCAACCCGGCGACGATCATGAAGCTGGTCGAGGTCGTCACGACCGAGCAGACCTCCGCCGACGTCAACGAGACCGTTCTGGCTCTGTGTGCCAACATCGGCAAGGTCGCCGTCTCCTGTGGCGACCGCTCCGGGTTCATCGTGAACTGCCTGCTCTTCCCTTACCTCAACGACGCGATCAAGCTGCTCGAGTCGGGCCAGGCCTCGATGGAGGAGATCGACGCGGCGATCAAGGAGCAGGCCGGGTTCCCGATGGGCCCGTTCGCGCTGCTCGATGTGGTCGGCAACGACGTCTCGCTCGCGATCGAGAAGGAGCTCTTCGAGACGTTCGGTGACGCCGACTTCGAGCCGGCCAAGACCCTCATCGCCAAGGTCGAGGCTGGAGAGCTCGGTCGCAAGACCGGCCAGGGCTTCTACTCGTACTGA
- a CDS encoding TMEM175 family protein, with protein MESNRLEAFSDGVLAIIITVMVLELKVPTGEHLHDLWHTSGLSILTYVLSFVYIGIYWNNHHHLFQVVKTVTGGAMWANLHLLFWLSLYPFTTAWMDDSRLALTPTAVYGVNLLGAAIAYYVLQLTLLRTPGTGPVLKDVLGNDWKGKASPGLYVLGIALVFVTPWLGLVPFALVALIWLVPDTRVERWLAANRPA; from the coding sequence GTGGAGAGCAACCGACTCGAGGCATTCAGCGACGGTGTTCTGGCGATCATCATCACGGTGATGGTGTTGGAACTGAAGGTTCCGACGGGTGAGCACCTGCACGATCTGTGGCACACCAGCGGGCTGTCGATCCTGACGTACGTGCTCTCGTTCGTGTACATCGGCATCTACTGGAACAACCACCACCATCTCTTCCAGGTCGTCAAGACCGTCACCGGGGGAGCGATGTGGGCCAACCTGCACCTGCTGTTCTGGCTCTCGCTGTATCCCTTCACCACGGCGTGGATGGACGATTCCAGGCTGGCGCTGACTCCGACGGCGGTCTACGGCGTGAATCTGCTCGGAGCCGCCATCGCCTACTACGTCCTCCAACTGACCCTTCTGCGTACACCCGGGACCGGCCCGGTGCTGAAGGACGTCCTCGGGAACGACTGGAAGGGCAAGGCGTCGCCCGGGCTGTACGTCCTCGGCATTGCGCTGGTGTTCGTGACTCCGTGGCTGGGGTTGGTGCCGTTCGCGCTCGTGGCGCTCATTTGGCTCGTCCCGGACACCCGCGTGGAGCGCTGGCTGGCAGCGAACCGTCCGGCGTAG